From Hymenobacter sedentarius, a single genomic window includes:
- a CDS encoding universal stress protein has product MKNLLVPTDFSPEAHYAYEVALQLAKHTQGTVILLHVLEALGDGGGGFSTVGGPVGGNSFNQTFPIRLIEATKRRMQALRDEARQRVPGVPVLDSIKIGTVGDSILKAIKRHNIDMVVMGARRHGDLSHVFWSSNTERMIRLAPCPVLTVKHQHAQFEARTIVFPSDFSEEAARALDGLRHVQEFFPNAELHLLHVGTGDEKEAARLQQQMQEFARQHHLSNCKTVEVGATRTSKGIEEYAQNVHADLVVMPTHTHSLLGNLLHTSIAEAVATHAFPPVLTYHYQ; this is encoded by the coding sequence ATGAAAAACCTCCTGGTTCCCACCGACTTCTCGCCCGAGGCGCACTATGCCTACGAGGTAGCCCTGCAGCTGGCCAAGCACACGCAGGGCACCGTGATATTGCTACACGTGCTGGAAGCCCTCGGCGACGGTGGGGGCGGGTTCAGCACCGTGGGGGGACCGGTGGGCGGCAACAGCTTCAACCAGACCTTCCCGATACGACTGATTGAGGCCACCAAGCGCCGCATGCAGGCCCTCCGGGACGAAGCCCGGCAGCGGGTGCCGGGCGTGCCAGTGCTGGACTCCATCAAAATCGGCACCGTGGGCGACAGCATCCTCAAGGCCATTAAGCGGCACAACATCGATATGGTGGTGATGGGCGCCCGCCGGCACGGCGACCTGAGCCACGTGTTCTGGAGTTCGAACACCGAGCGCATGATACGGCTGGCGCCCTGCCCGGTGCTCACAGTCAAGCACCAGCACGCGCAGTTTGAAGCCCGCACCATTGTGTTTCCGTCCGACTTTTCGGAAGAAGCCGCACGGGCCCTCGACGGCCTGCGCCACGTGCAGGAGTTCTTCCCCAACGCCGAGCTGCACCTGCTGCACGTGGGCACGGGCGATGAAAAGGAAGCCGCCCGGCTACAGCAGCAAATGCAGGAATTTGCCCGGCAGCACCACCTCAGCAATTGCAAAACCGTGGAGGTGGGCGCCACCCGCACCAGCAAGGGCATTGAGGAATACGCCCAAAACGTGCACGCCGACCTGGTCGTGATGCCCACGCACACCCACTCGCTCCTGGGCAACCTCCTGCACACCAGCATTGCCGAAGCCGTGGCTACCCACGCCTTCCCGCCGGTGCTCACCTACCATTACCAGTAG
- a CDS encoding TlpA disulfide reductase family protein → MTTTSLRVLAAATTGLSLLASCDSSSSKKETADTRAADASAAAPAGLAPGHWDGWVRAQNKAIHFEFEVAVENGKPVVYLINKGLGGAERLRCDEITSAGDSTTIRLHVFDAALVMRPDGADKLAGTWVKYDAKTPYRVPVVALHGERPLPVAQPNTPNYTGTWRATFTEADGNTYPAVGIFKQDGAAITGTFLTTTGDYRYLSGAVLPSGLGLSTFDGNHGFLFQATKLPNGTLKGDFYSGKAGHETWTAVLDPKAKLPDADTLTYMKKGESQLNFKFPSVFEGGVVEPSAPKYRGKVVVIQLLGSWCPNCMDETAYLAPWYDKNKSRGIEVIGLGYERSPDYKVASARLRNLRERYHINYELAVAGVSNKDSAAKSLPQLAKVLAFPTTIFLDKKGNVRKIHTGFAGPGTGKYYQEEIAGFNREVDKLLKE, encoded by the coding sequence ATGACTACGACCTCCCTTCGCGTACTGGCTGCGGCCACCACCGGCCTGAGCCTGCTGGCCAGCTGCGATTCATCTTCCTCCAAAAAAGAAACCGCCGATACCCGCGCGGCCGATGCCAGCGCGGCCGCACCCGCCGGCCTCGCGCCCGGCCACTGGGATGGCTGGGTGCGGGCCCAGAACAAGGCCATCCACTTCGAGTTTGAGGTGGCCGTGGAAAACGGCAAGCCGGTGGTGTACCTCATCAACAAAGGCCTGGGCGGGGCCGAGCGCCTGCGCTGCGACGAAATCACCTCGGCCGGCGACTCGACCACCATCCGCTTGCACGTGTTTGATGCCGCGCTGGTGATGCGCCCCGACGGCGCCGACAAGCTCGCGGGCACCTGGGTAAAGTACGACGCCAAAACCCCGTACCGCGTGCCGGTAGTGGCCCTGCACGGCGAGCGGCCCCTGCCCGTGGCCCAGCCCAATACGCCAAACTACACCGGCACCTGGCGGGCCACGTTCACCGAAGCCGATGGCAACACCTACCCGGCCGTGGGCATTTTTAAGCAGGACGGCGCGGCCATCACGGGCACGTTCCTCACCACCACCGGCGACTACCGCTACCTCTCGGGGGCGGTGCTGCCCAGCGGCCTGGGCCTCTCCACCTTCGACGGCAACCACGGCTTTTTGTTTCAAGCCACCAAGCTGCCCAACGGCACCCTCAAGGGCGACTTCTACTCGGGCAAAGCCGGCCACGAAACCTGGACCGCCGTGCTCGACCCCAAAGCCAAGCTGCCCGACGCCGACACCCTGACGTACATGAAAAAGGGCGAATCCCAGCTCAACTTCAAGTTCCCCAGCGTGTTTGAGGGCGGCGTGGTGGAGCCCAGTGCCCCCAAGTACCGCGGCAAGGTGGTGGTGATTCAGCTGCTGGGCTCGTGGTGCCCCAACTGCATGGACGAAACGGCTTATTTGGCACCGTGGTACGACAAGAATAAGAGCCGCGGCATCGAGGTCATCGGCCTGGGCTACGAGCGCAGCCCCGACTACAAGGTAGCCTCGGCCCGCCTGCGCAACCTGCGCGAGCGGTACCACATCAACTACGAGCTGGCGGTAGCCGGCGTGTCCAACAAGGATTCGGCGGCCAAATCCTTGCCGCAGCTGGCGAAAGTGCTGGCCTTCCCCACCACCATTTTCCTGGATAAGAAAGGCAACGTGCGGAAGATTCACACCGGGTTTGCCGGCCCGGGCACGGGCAAATATTACCAGGAAGAAATTGCCGGCTTCAACCGCGAAGTAGACAAGCTGCTGAAAGAATAA
- a CDS encoding aconitate hydratase, translating to MAFDLEMIRAVYAGMGSRIEAARAAVARPLTLTEKILYAHLYGGEVKHAYERGVSYVDFAPDRVAMQDATAQMALLQFMQAGKPTAAVPSTVHCDHLIQAKDGATADLAEANAENKEVYDFLASVSNKYGIGFWKPGAGIIHQVVLENYAFPGGMMIGTDSHTPNAGGLGMVAIGVGGADAVDVMAGMAWELKFPKVIGVKLTGKLSGWTSAKDVILKVAGILTVKGGTGAIVEYFGEGAESLSCTGKGTICNMGAEIGATTSVFAYDEKMGDYLRGTGRAEIAEAAAAVAAHLRADDEVYTQPELYYDQLIEINLSELEPYVNGPFTPDAAWPISQFAAAVKEHGWPEKLEVGLIGSCTNSSYEDITRAASIAKQAVAKGLHVNAEFTVTPGSELVRYTVARDGLLDTFAEMGGVVLANACGPCIGQWARHTDDPKRKNSIITSFNRNFAKRNDGNPNTHAFVASPEIVTAFAIAGDLTFNPLTDTLPGTNGPVMFDEPVGVEMPPRGFAVEDAGFQAPALDGSRVQVLVSPESDRLELLEPFKPWEGTDLKGLRLLIKAQGKCTTDHISMAGPWLKYRGHLDNISNNMLIGATNAFNGRVNEVKDFVTQGDGYTTVPQAARSYKSMGIGTVVVGDENYGEGSSREHAAMEPRHLGVRAVIVKSFARIHETNLKKQGMLALTFANKADYDLIEEADLIDILGLTTFTPGQPLQARLHHADGDTDLITLNHTYNEGQIEWFKAGSALNLIRLKESSGSMLSQK from the coding sequence ATGGCTTTCGACCTGGAAATGATTCGCGCGGTATACGCCGGCATGGGTTCCCGCATCGAGGCGGCCCGCGCCGCGGTGGCGCGCCCGCTCACCCTCACCGAGAAAATCCTCTACGCCCACCTCTACGGGGGCGAAGTTAAGCACGCTTACGAGCGCGGGGTTTCTTACGTCGACTTTGCCCCCGACCGCGTAGCCATGCAGGACGCCACGGCTCAGATGGCGCTGCTCCAGTTCATGCAGGCCGGCAAGCCCACGGCCGCCGTGCCCAGCACCGTGCACTGCGACCACCTCATTCAGGCCAAAGACGGCGCCACCGCCGACCTGGCCGAAGCCAACGCCGAGAACAAGGAAGTATATGACTTCCTGGCCTCGGTTTCCAATAAATACGGCATCGGCTTCTGGAAGCCCGGCGCCGGCATCATCCACCAGGTGGTGCTCGAGAACTACGCCTTCCCCGGCGGCATGATGATTGGCACCGACTCGCACACCCCCAACGCGGGCGGCCTGGGCATGGTGGCCATCGGCGTGGGCGGTGCCGATGCCGTGGATGTAATGGCCGGCATGGCCTGGGAGCTGAAGTTCCCTAAGGTGATTGGCGTGAAGCTGACCGGCAAGCTCAGCGGGTGGACTTCGGCCAAAGACGTGATTCTGAAAGTAGCCGGCATCCTGACCGTGAAGGGCGGCACCGGGGCCATCGTGGAGTATTTTGGCGAGGGCGCCGAAAGCCTGAGCTGCACCGGCAAAGGCACCATCTGCAACATGGGCGCTGAAATCGGCGCCACCACGTCGGTGTTTGCCTACGACGAGAAAATGGGCGACTACCTGCGCGGCACCGGCCGGGCCGAAATCGCCGAGGCCGCCGCGGCCGTGGCCGCGCACCTGCGCGCCGACGACGAGGTGTACACCCAGCCCGAGCTGTACTACGACCAGCTCATCGAAATCAACCTCAGCGAGCTGGAGCCTTACGTGAACGGTCCGTTCACGCCGGACGCGGCTTGGCCCATTTCGCAGTTTGCTGCCGCCGTGAAAGAGCACGGCTGGCCCGAGAAGCTGGAGGTTGGCCTCATCGGCTCCTGCACCAACTCGAGCTACGAAGACATCACCCGCGCCGCTTCCATTGCCAAGCAGGCCGTGGCCAAGGGCCTGCACGTGAACGCCGAGTTTACGGTGACGCCCGGCTCGGAGCTGGTGCGCTACACCGTGGCCCGCGACGGCCTCCTCGACACCTTCGCCGAAATGGGCGGCGTGGTACTCGCCAACGCCTGCGGTCCGTGCATCGGCCAATGGGCCCGCCACACCGACGACCCCAAGCGCAAGAACTCCATCATCACGAGCTTCAACCGCAACTTTGCCAAGCGCAACGACGGCAACCCCAACACCCACGCCTTCGTGGCTTCGCCCGAAATCGTGACGGCCTTCGCCATTGCCGGCGACCTCACCTTCAACCCCCTCACCGACACCCTCCCCGGTACCAACGGCCCGGTGATGTTTGACGAGCCGGTGGGCGTGGAAATGCCCCCCCGCGGCTTTGCCGTAGAAGACGCCGGCTTCCAGGCCCCCGCCCTCGACGGCAGCCGCGTGCAGGTACTGGTGAGCCCCGAGTCGGACCGCCTCGAGCTGCTCGAGCCCTTCAAGCCCTGGGAAGGCACCGACCTGAAAGGGTTGCGCCTGCTCATCAAAGCGCAGGGCAAGTGCACCACCGACCACATCTCGATGGCCGGCCCGTGGCTGAAATACCGCGGCCACCTGGACAACATCTCCAACAACATGCTCATCGGGGCTACCAACGCCTTCAATGGTCGCGTGAACGAGGTGAAGGATTTCGTGACCCAGGGCGACGGCTATACCACCGTGCCGCAGGCCGCCCGCTCCTACAAGAGCATGGGCATTGGCACCGTGGTAGTGGGCGATGAAAACTACGGCGAAGGCTCCTCCCGCGAGCACGCCGCCATGGAGCCCCGCCACCTCGGCGTGCGCGCCGTCATCGTGAAGAGCTTTGCGCGCATCCACGAAACCAACCTGAAAAAGCAGGGGATGCTGGCCCTCACCTTCGCCAACAAGGCCGACTACGACTTGATTGAAGAAGCCGACCTCATCGACATCCTCGGCCTCACCACCTTCACCCCCGGCCAGCCCCTGCAGGCCCGCCTGCACCACGCCGACGGCGACACCGACCTCATTACCCTCAACCACACCTACAACGAGGGTCAAATTGAGTGGTTCAAAGCCGGCTCGGCCCTGAACCTGATTCGCTTGAAGGAAAGCAGCGGCAGCATGCTGTCGCAGAAGTAA
- a CDS encoding alpha/beta hydrolase family protein — translation MLTHSSFLLSGHGHGRAFEADATYRADGHPKPVVLFVHGFKGFKDWGHFPLLADFFAERGFVFVKLNLSHNGIVVGGTGDLEDLEAFGRNNFSIELDDIGQVIDALFSPGATPVPAAEIDLQRFFLVGHSRGGGLVLLKAAEDHRVRALATWAGIADVDQRWPQAVLDEWRRAGVLHVPNTRTGQQLPLNYQILEDYLANRPRLDIPHNVRRHVRQPLLVVHGDEDETVPLEAAHTLHQLKPDAELLVVPGAMHMFGGAHPWPEATLPEPARIVAERTAEFFKRQQ, via the coding sequence ATGCTCACTCATTCGTCTTTCCTGCTCAGCGGCCACGGCCACGGCCGCGCTTTCGAGGCCGACGCCACCTACCGGGCCGATGGGCACCCAAAGCCGGTGGTGCTTTTCGTGCATGGCTTCAAGGGGTTCAAAGACTGGGGCCACTTTCCGCTGCTGGCCGATTTCTTTGCCGAGCGGGGCTTTGTCTTTGTGAAGCTGAACCTCTCGCACAACGGCATTGTGGTGGGCGGCACCGGCGACCTTGAGGATTTAGAGGCCTTTGGGCGCAATAATTTCAGCATAGAGCTCGACGACATTGGGCAGGTTATCGACGCGCTTTTTTCGCCCGGCGCCACGCCCGTACCCGCCGCCGAGATCGACCTGCAGCGCTTCTTCCTGGTGGGCCACAGCCGGGGCGGCGGGCTGGTGCTCCTGAAAGCCGCCGAAGACCACCGCGTGCGCGCCCTGGCCACCTGGGCCGGCATTGCCGACGTCGACCAGCGCTGGCCCCAGGCCGTGCTCGACGAGTGGCGGCGCGCCGGCGTGCTGCACGTGCCCAACACCCGCACCGGCCAGCAGCTGCCGCTGAACTACCAAATCCTGGAAGACTACCTCGCCAACCGCCCGCGGCTCGACATTCCGCACAACGTGCGCCGCCACGTGCGCCAGCCCCTGCTGGTGGTGCACGGCGACGAAGACGAAACCGTGCCCCTGGAAGCTGCTCACACCCTGCACCAGCTTAAGCCCGACGCCGAGCTGCTGGTAGTGCCGGGCGCTATGCACATGTTTGGCGGCGCGCACCCCTGGCCGGAAGCCACCTTGCCCGAACCCGCGCGCATTGTAGCCGAGCGCACGGCCGAGTTTTTCAAACGCCAGCAGTGA
- a CDS encoding polyprenyl synthetase family protein, with protein MPHTSTFSLDQIQAPIAAEMEEFEHKFRQSMRTKVLLLDKIMGYIVKRKGKQIRPMFVFLTARATRPEPATGDPLPEASFRGAALIELLHTATLVHDDVVDESNYRRGFFSINALWKNKIAVLVGDYLLSRGLLLALENDDYDLLKIVSNAVRELSEGELLQIEKARKLDITEDIYFDIIRQKTASLIASCTAVGAASVGADKEVIERARLFGEKVGIAFQIKDDLFDYGTAEIGKPVGIDIKEKKMTLPLIYALQQAGWLEKRKVIFNVKNNDGHRDRVQQVIEFVKKSGGLDYAIATMKRYRDEALTILHTFPESPSRTSLEQLINYTIEREK; from the coding sequence ATGCCCCACACCTCCACTTTCTCCCTCGACCAGATTCAGGCCCCCATCGCGGCCGAAATGGAAGAGTTTGAGCACAAGTTCCGTCAGTCGATGCGCACCAAGGTGCTGCTGCTCGACAAGATAATGGGCTACATCGTGAAGCGCAAGGGCAAGCAAATCCGGCCGATGTTCGTGTTTCTCACGGCCCGCGCCACCCGCCCCGAGCCCGCCACCGGCGACCCGCTGCCCGAAGCTTCCTTCCGCGGTGCCGCCCTCATTGAGCTACTGCACACCGCCACCCTCGTGCACGACGACGTGGTGGACGAGAGCAACTACCGCCGCGGTTTCTTTTCCATCAATGCCCTGTGGAAAAATAAAATTGCCGTGCTCGTCGGCGACTACCTGCTCTCGCGCGGCTTGCTGCTGGCGCTGGAAAACGACGACTACGACCTGCTGAAAATCGTGAGCAACGCCGTGCGCGAGTTGAGCGAAGGCGAGCTGTTACAAATCGAAAAAGCCCGCAAACTCGACATCACCGAGGACATTTATTTCGACATCATCCGGCAGAAAACCGCGTCCCTTATTGCCTCCTGCACGGCCGTGGGCGCCGCCTCCGTGGGGGCCGACAAAGAGGTGATTGAGCGGGCCCGCTTGTTTGGCGAAAAGGTGGGCATTGCCTTCCAAATCAAAGACGACTTGTTCGACTACGGCACCGCCGAAATAGGCAAGCCGGTGGGCATCGACATCAAGGAAAAGAAGATGACGCTGCCACTGATTTATGCCCTGCAGCAGGCCGGCTGGCTGGAAAAGCGCAAGGTTATCTTCAACGTAAAAAACAACGACGGCCACCGCGACCGGGTGCAGCAGGTCATTGAATTCGTGAAGAAATCCGGCGGGCTCGATTACGCCATTGCCACCATGAAACGGTACCGCGACGAGGCCCTCACCATCCTGCACACTTTCCCTGAGTCGCCCAGCCGCACCTCGCTCGAGCAGCTGATTAACTACACGATAGAGCGGGAGAAATAG
- a CDS encoding cytochrome P450: MGEVETLEKAVAPFSLPRVPRWRSLLRSFALAKDPLPVLDATLARYGDTVELFIGGVEKSILTRDAGLTQHVLQKNSRNYAKSKFTQGFSRYVGHGLLTNEGPDWLRQRRLIQPGFHRQRVAGLTGLMQEITAETLAPLAAQAAGGGGAVAVPVHELMTRLTFRIIARSVFSTNFPEAELDRLAQLITEIQAFFVRSIRQPYLKPWFRLRGRFRYHDALSAELRALLGRYIAQRQQANAQPNATPPDDLLQMLLDVRYEDTGEPMTPDRVLDEALILLIAGHETSANALTWLIYLLAHHPEEAASIRAETEAVLAGRSPTFDDLPRLGRALYAVQEAMRLYPPAWMVDRVALADDHYQGLHIPKGTLFSLYFYGLHHDAKYWANPHEFRPARFAPGQARALQPFAYVPFGGGPRLCIGMQFALTEMQLVTLALLRQFEVEWVEGQPAVTMQPLITLRPKNDFRVRLRLR; encoded by the coding sequence ATGGGCGAAGTAGAAACCTTAGAAAAAGCAGTGGCTCCGTTTTCGTTGCCGCGGGTGCCGCGCTGGCGCTCCCTGCTGCGCTCGTTTGCGCTGGCCAAAGACCCGCTGCCGGTGCTCGATGCCACCTTGGCCCGCTACGGCGACACGGTGGAGCTGTTCATTGGCGGAGTGGAGAAAAGCATCCTTACCCGCGACGCCGGCCTGACGCAGCACGTGCTGCAGAAAAACAGCCGCAACTACGCCAAATCGAAGTTTACCCAGGGGTTTTCGCGCTACGTGGGCCACGGCCTGCTCACCAACGAGGGGCCCGACTGGCTGCGCCAGCGTCGGCTCATCCAGCCCGGGTTTCACCGGCAGCGGGTGGCGGGCCTCACCGGGCTGATGCAGGAAATAACGGCCGAAACGCTGGCGCCACTCGCGGCCCAGGCAGCCGGTGGGGGAGGGGCGGTGGCCGTGCCCGTGCACGAGCTGATGACCCGGCTCACCTTCCGCATCATCGCCCGGTCGGTGTTCAGCACCAACTTTCCGGAAGCGGAGCTCGACCGGTTGGCCCAACTCATTACCGAGATTCAGGCGTTTTTCGTGCGCTCCATTCGGCAGCCCTACCTTAAGCCCTGGTTTCGGCTCCGGGGCCGGTTCCGGTACCACGATGCGCTCTCGGCAGAGCTGCGGGCGCTGCTGGGCCGCTACATCGCGCAGCGCCAGCAGGCCAATGCCCAGCCCAACGCCACCCCGCCCGACGACCTGCTGCAGATGCTGCTCGACGTGCGCTACGAAGACACCGGCGAGCCCATGACCCCCGACCGCGTGCTCGACGAAGCCCTCATTCTGCTCATTGCCGGCCACGAAACAAGCGCCAACGCCCTTACCTGGCTGATCTATCTGCTGGCCCACCACCCCGAGGAAGCCGCCAGCATCCGCGCCGAAACAGAGGCCGTGCTGGCCGGTCGCAGCCCAACTTTCGACGACTTGCCGCGCTTGGGCCGTGCCCTCTACGCCGTGCAGGAAGCCATGCGCCTCTACCCGCCCGCCTGGATGGTAGACCGCGTGGCCCTGGCCGACGACCACTACCAGGGCCTGCACATTCCCAAAGGCACGCTGTTTTCGCTCTACTTCTACGGCCTGCACCACGACGCGAAATATTGGGCTAACCCGCACGAGTTTCGGCCCGCGCGCTTTGCTCCGGGCCAGGCGCGCGCGCTGCAGCCCTTCGCCTACGTGCCCTTCGGCGGCGGGCCGCGCCTGTGCATCGGGATGCAGTTTGCGCTCACCGAAATGCAGCTCGTGACGCTGGCGCTGCTGCGTCAGTTCGAGGTGGAGTGGGTGGAAGGCCAGCCCGCCGTGACCATGCAGCCGCTCATTACGCTGCGCCCCAAAAACGATTTCCGGGTGCGGCTGCGCTTGCGGTAG
- a CDS encoding SusC/RagA family TonB-linked outer membrane protein — protein sequence MPGNAPWPESRLKAAERTVNGTVKDQAGQPLPGVSISLKGTSKGTVTDASGGFQLAIPDDAATLVFSYIGYVSQEIRVGEQSTISVTMAESTTALDQVVVVGYTTQEAKDVTGAIGILSVDRVKNFPVASVDKLLQGQVAGVQVSNDGAPGGNSVVRVRGLGTLGDNDPLYIIDGVPTKSGLNQLSPNDIESMQVLKDASSTAIYGARASSGVVVITTKQGKAGKNQLSFDSYYGVQSVYNLPTMVTPQQLAQVEFDAQRNSGQTPSHPQYGNGAQPVLPEFLQRNPDVRANQAGTNWFKTIFRVAPIQNYSLGASGGNETSRHAINMTYFNQDGILNYTGFKRISLRVNTEYTVLKRLKVGENFTASYGNSTQASTNAVNGGVVFDAYRLPSIIPVRDEAGNFAGPAAGLGDAGNPLRALYNARNNATKTLRGLGNAYAELELVDHLFVRSSIGIDYLSSNFRGFSPSYVEGIVNNPTSNLTTNNAYSINGTWTNTARYSRDFGQHNLAAVVGTEAIQNTEEGFNAYRENFLINDLNFRYLDAGQGVQNNGGTGSAWSLFSMFGRLDYNYASKYLFSASVRRDGSSRFPSNNRYAVFPAFSAGWRLSEESYFKEIAWLSNLKLRASWGQSGNQEIGNYPSFDIYGLSPTNTNYPITGSNGTVQTGYTARAIGNPNLKWETSTQTDLGLDFGMLRNRLNFSVDVFEKTTSDVLVRVPRPALAGEVLVPYENAGRIRNRGLEFQAGYQSDADKAFHWGISANGSVVRNVVLSLGEGNLSIPGYVSNNLTRGLSLSRTEVGKPVAYFYGYVVDGIFQNQPEVDAAAAQKGKAIGRWRYKDLNGDGVVNEKDQQQIGKPEPDFTYGINLNAAYKGFDLSAFVQGVQGISIYNFSKYHTDFAFDPFNKSTRILDSWTPQNTGATLPQLSKTNVNDELRPSTYFVENGSYARLKNLQLGYTLPTAWTAGIRATSLRVYVQAQNLFTITKYQGMDPEVNLQNYGSSDRNLDQNVDRGYYPQPRGVLFGVNARF from the coding sequence ATGCCTGGTAACGCTCCGTGGCCCGAGAGCCGGCTAAAAGCCGCCGAGCGCACAGTGAATGGCACCGTGAAGGACCAGGCCGGGCAGCCGCTGCCAGGCGTCTCCATTTCCTTGAAAGGTACTTCGAAAGGAACTGTGACGGATGCCTCCGGTGGCTTCCAGCTTGCCATTCCAGACGATGCGGCCACCCTGGTCTTTTCTTACATTGGCTACGTGAGCCAGGAAATCCGGGTCGGTGAGCAGAGCACCATCTCCGTGACGATGGCCGAAAGCACGACGGCCCTCGACCAGGTGGTGGTGGTGGGCTACACTACCCAGGAAGCTAAGGACGTGACCGGCGCCATCGGCATTTTGTCGGTCGACCGGGTGAAGAACTTCCCCGTGGCCAGCGTCGATAAGCTGCTGCAGGGCCAGGTGGCGGGCGTGCAGGTGAGCAACGACGGTGCCCCCGGCGGCAACAGCGTGGTGCGGGTGCGCGGCCTGGGCACGCTGGGCGACAACGACCCCCTCTACATCATCGACGGGGTGCCCACCAAGTCGGGCCTGAACCAGCTCAGCCCGAACGACATTGAGTCGATGCAGGTGTTGAAGGATGCTTCTTCCACGGCCATTTACGGGGCGCGGGCGTCCAGCGGCGTCGTGGTAATTACCACCAAGCAGGGCAAGGCCGGTAAAAACCAGCTCAGTTTTGATTCGTACTACGGCGTGCAGTCGGTGTACAACCTGCCCACCATGGTGACGCCGCAGCAGCTGGCGCAGGTCGAGTTCGACGCGCAGCGCAACAGCGGCCAGACCCCCAGCCACCCCCAGTACGGGAACGGTGCACAGCCCGTGCTGCCGGAGTTTCTGCAGCGCAACCCCGACGTGCGCGCCAATCAGGCGGGCACCAACTGGTTTAAGACCATTTTCCGCGTCGCGCCGATTCAGAACTACTCCCTGGGTGCATCGGGCGGCAACGAAACCAGCCGACACGCCATCAACATGACGTACTTTAACCAAGACGGCATCCTAAATTACACGGGGTTCAAGCGCATTTCCCTGCGCGTCAACACCGAATACACCGTGCTGAAGCGCTTGAAAGTAGGGGAGAACTTTACGGCTAGCTACGGCAACTCCACCCAAGCCTCGACCAATGCCGTGAACGGCGGCGTGGTGTTCGATGCCTACCGCCTGCCTTCCATCATTCCGGTGCGCGACGAAGCCGGCAATTTTGCCGGCCCGGCCGCCGGCCTCGGCGACGCGGGCAACCCGCTGCGGGCGCTGTACAATGCCCGAAACAACGCCACCAAAACCCTGCGGGGCTTGGGCAATGCCTATGCCGAACTGGAGCTGGTGGACCATTTGTTCGTCCGCTCCTCCATCGGCATCGACTACTTATCCAGCAACTTCCGGGGCTTCTCGCCTAGCTACGTGGAGGGCATTGTGAATAACCCCACCTCTAACCTCACCACCAACAACGCCTACAGCATCAACGGGACCTGGACCAACACCGCTCGCTACAGCCGCGACTTTGGGCAGCACAACTTGGCGGCCGTGGTTGGTACGGAAGCCATTCAGAACACCGAGGAAGGCTTCAACGCCTACCGCGAAAACTTCCTTATCAACGACCTCAACTTCCGCTACCTCGATGCCGGGCAGGGCGTGCAGAACAACGGCGGCACCGGGTCGGCGTGGTCGCTGTTTTCGATGTTCGGGCGCCTCGACTACAACTACGCCAGCAAGTACCTGTTCTCGGCCTCGGTGCGCCGCGACGGCTCCAGCCGCTTCCCGAGCAACAACCGCTATGCCGTGTTTCCGGCCTTCTCGGCCGGCTGGCGCCTGTCGGAGGAGTCCTATTTCAAGGAGATTGCCTGGTTGAGCAACCTTAAGCTGCGGGCCTCGTGGGGCCAAAGCGGCAACCAAGAAATCGGCAACTACCCGTCCTTCGACATCTACGGCCTCAGTCCCACCAACACCAACTACCCCATTACGGGCAGCAACGGCACCGTGCAAACGGGCTACACGGCCCGCGCCATTGGCAACCCCAACCTGAAGTGGGAAACCTCCACCCAGACCGACCTCGGTTTGGACTTCGGCATGCTACGCAACCGGCTCAATTTCAGTGTGGATGTTTTTGAAAAAACGACCAGCGACGTGCTGGTGCGGGTGCCCCGCCCCGCACTGGCGGGCGAGGTGCTGGTGCCGTACGAAAACGCCGGGCGCATCCGCAACCGCGGCCTGGAGTTTCAGGCCGGCTACCAGAGCGATGCCGACAAGGCCTTCCACTGGGGCATTTCGGCCAACGGCTCGGTGGTGCGCAACGTTGTGCTGTCGTTGGGCGAGGGCAACCTCTCCATCCCCGGCTACGTGAGCAACAACCTCACCCGGGGCCTCTCGCTCTCGCGCACCGAAGTGGGCAAGCCCGTGGCCTACTTCTACGGCTACGTGGTGGACGGCATCTTTCAGAACCAGCCCGAAGTGGACGCCGCCGCCGCCCAGAAAGGCAAGGCCATCGGCCGCTGGCGCTACAAGGACCTGAACGGCGACGGCGTGGTGAACGAGAAAGACCAGCAGCAGATTGGCAAGCCCGAACCCGATTTCACCTACGGCATTAACCTCAATGCGGCCTACAAAGGCTTCGACCTGAGCGCGTTCGTGCAGGGCGTGCAGGGCATCAGCATCTACAACTTCAGCAAGTATCACACGGATTTTGCGTTCGACCCCTTCAACAAAAGCACGCGCATCCTGGACTCCTGGACTCCCCAGAACACCGGTGCCACGCTGCCCCAGCTGAGCAAAACCAACGTGAACGACGAGCTGCGGCCCTCCACCTACTTCGTGGAAAACGGCTCCTACGCCCGCCTGAAGAACCTGCAGCTGGGCTACACCCTACCCACCGCCTGGACGGCCGGCATCAGGGCCACCAGCCTGCGCGTGTACGTGCAGGCCCAGAACCTGTTCACCATCACCAAATACCAGGGGATGGACCCCGAAGTGAACCTGCAGAACTACGGTTCGTCGGACCGCAACCTCGACCAGAACGTGGACCGCGGCTACTATCCGCAGCCGCGGGGTGTGTTGTTTGGCGTCAACGCCCGGTTCTAA